The Polaribacter tangerinus genome has a segment encoding these proteins:
- a CDS encoding RNA methyltransferase: MSITKSQLKLITSLSQKKYRQKHQLFIAEGTKVVNELLESSLELEILFATENFETTVRKDKITFISETDLKKISSLKTPNKVLGIFKIPEQNKIIDTGLIIALDAINDPGNLGTIIRLCDWFGVKQLVCSNDTVDCYNQKVVQASMGSLTRISITYLDIETYVKNTSLPSFIADMDGENVYKISLPKEGVLIMGNEANGVSSKIKKVVSNTLSIPRFGENKVTESLNVATATAILLSEFNR; encoded by the coding sequence ATCAATTATTTATTGCCGAAGGCACAAAAGTGGTTAATGAATTGCTAGAATCATCGCTAGAATTAGAAATACTTTTTGCTACTGAAAATTTTGAAACAACCGTAAGAAAAGATAAAATTACCTTTATTAGTGAAACAGACTTAAAAAAAATAAGCAGCCTAAAAACACCCAATAAGGTATTAGGAATTTTTAAAATTCCTGAACAAAATAAAATAATAGATACGGGTTTAATTATTGCTTTAGATGCTATTAACGACCCGGGAAATTTAGGCACAATTATTCGTTTATGCGACTGGTTTGGTGTAAAACAACTTGTGTGTTCTAATGATACTGTAGATTGTTACAACCAAAAAGTAGTACAAGCCTCGATGGGTTCATTAACAAGAATATCGATCACTTACCTCGACATAGAAACCTATGTAAAAAACACCTCTTTACCTTCTTTTATAGCTGATATGGATGGAGAAAATGTATATAAAATATCTTTACCAAAAGAAGGGGTTTTAATAATGGGGAACGAAGCAAATGGAGTTTCTTCAAAAATAAAGAAAGTAGTTTCCAACACACTATCTATTCCTAGATTTGGTGAAAACAAAGTTACAGAAAGTTTAAATGTAGCTACAGCAACAGCTATATTATTAAGTGAATTTAACAGATAA
- a CDS encoding porin family protein, whose product MNKRFLILGFFLLSALSFFSQTERVEYLPTFDNKLMHYGFYLGLNQNDFKLNLKESVVTNANITVAPTAGFNVGLIADLRLHKNLNLRLEPGLVSNSKRILFNHLTTTGKPQDSIREIGSTYLHLPLVLKFSTDRYKNIRPYILGGISYDYNFSSNESNQDDNSAGQFRMKTHNFMYEVGIGVDFYLYFFKFSPSIRGVFALNNEIKYDDDANSQWTAPVNFMGTRGIFLNFAFE is encoded by the coding sequence ATGAATAAAAGATTCCTAATTTTAGGGTTTTTTCTACTGTCTGCCCTTTCCTTTTTTTCACAAACCGAACGTGTAGAATATTTACCAACGTTCGACAATAAATTGATGCATTACGGTTTTTATTTAGGTTTAAATCAGAACGATTTCAAGTTAAATTTAAAAGAAAGCGTAGTAACAAATGCAAATATTACTGTAGCGCCAACTGCTGGTTTTAATGTAGGTTTAATTGCCGATTTACGATTACATAAAAATTTAAATTTACGGTTAGAGCCCGGTTTAGTAAGTAATTCGAAAAGAATTTTATTCAACCATTTAACCACAACAGGAAAGCCACAAGATAGTATTAGAGAGATTGGTTCTACATATTTACATTTGCCGTTGGTTCTTAAATTTAGTACCGACAGATATAAAAATATAAGGCCTTATATCTTAGGAGGAATCTCTTACGACTATAATTTTTCTAGCAACGAATCTAATCAAGATGATAATTCTGCGGGTCAGTTTAGAATGAAAACACACAATTTTATGTATGAAGTTGGTATAGGAGTAGATTTTTACTTGTATTTTTTTAAGTTTTCTCCATCAATACGCGGTGTTTTTGCTTTGAATAATGAAATTAAATACGACGATGATGCTAATAGTCAATGGACGGCGCCTGTTAATTTTATGGGAACTCGTGGTATTTTTTTAAACTTTGCTTTCGAATAA
- the ubiE gene encoding bifunctional demethylmenaquinone methyltransferase/2-methoxy-6-polyprenyl-1,4-benzoquinol methylase UbiE: MSAEKINPYKDSSLGKKEQVAQMFDNISKNYDGLNRVISLGIDVKWRKKVVQIVGENNPKQILDIATGTGDLALMMASLNPDRIVGLDISAGMLEVGKQKIAKANLSNKIEMMVADSEEMPFKDNTFDAITVSFGVRNFANLAKGIKEIARVLKPTGVLVILETSNPTKFPFKQGYKLYTNYILPLIGKLFSKDKVAYSYLSESANSFPFGEAFNNILQKNGFTYTNDKPVTFGVATIYTARK, from the coding sequence ATGTCAGCAGAAAAAATAAATCCTTATAAAGATTCTAGTTTAGGCAAGAAAGAGCAAGTTGCACAGATGTTTGATAATATTTCTAAAAATTACGATGGATTAAACAGAGTAATTTCTTTAGGAATTGATGTTAAATGGCGAAAGAAAGTGGTGCAAATTGTGGGGGAGAATAATCCGAAACAAATTTTAGATATTGCTACTGGAACAGGAGATTTAGCCCTAATGATGGCAAGTTTAAACCCAGATAGAATTGTAGGGTTAGACATATCTGCAGGAATGTTAGAAGTTGGGAAACAAAAAATTGCGAAAGCCAATCTTTCCAATAAAATAGAAATGATGGTAGCAGACTCCGAAGAAATGCCATTTAAAGACAATACCTTCGATGCAATTACTGTTTCTTTTGGTGTGCGTAATTTTGCTAATTTAGCTAAAGGGATAAAAGAGATTGCTAGAGTGCTAAAACCAACAGGAGTATTAGTAATTTTAGAAACTTCAAACCCAACCAAATTTCCCTTTAAACAAGGGTATAAATTGTACACTAATTACATTTTGCCTTTAATTGGTAAGTTGTTTTCTAAAGATAAAGTAGCGTATTCTTATTTATCGGAATCGGCAAATTCTTTTCCTTTTGGAGAGGCATTTAACAATATTTTACAAAAAAATGGGTTTACTTATACAAATGATAAACCCGTAACTTTTGGTGTTGCCACAATTTACACAGCCCGAAAATAA
- a CDS encoding NifU family protein, whose product MSEIKITIQETTNNTILKFNSTSVLINGGSYEFNNVDEAKNAPLVQQLFYLPFVKKVFVTASFIAIQRFDIVEWQDVQEEVKEQIEAYLNDGNVVVNEQKSSTKKEPIEVYAEATPNPSVMKFGTNKALTQVDVEFKNIDEASKSSPLAVAIFQFSFVKEVFISDNYISVTKYDMVEWNDVYGELRSFIREYLADGKTIIKELPKVTIASEEGEKAVVPEVQLEGVAGQIVDILDEYIKPAVAGDGGNIAFRSYDEQNKVVSVVLQGACSGCPSSTATLKNGIENLLKEMLPNQINEVVAIKG is encoded by the coding sequence ATGTCAGAAATTAAAATTACCATACAAGAAACTACGAATAATACCATTCTTAAATTTAACAGTACAAGTGTTTTAATTAACGGAGGGAGTTATGAATTTAATAATGTTGATGAGGCAAAAAACGCGCCTCTTGTGCAACAATTATTTTATTTACCTTTTGTAAAAAAGGTTTTTGTAACGGCAAGTTTTATTGCTATACAACGTTTCGATATTGTAGAATGGCAAGATGTTCAAGAAGAGGTAAAAGAACAGATAGAAGCTTATTTAAATGACGGGAATGTTGTAGTAAATGAGCAAAAATCATCTACAAAAAAAGAGCCAATAGAAGTTTATGCCGAGGCAACACCAAATCCATCGGTAATGAAATTTGGAACTAATAAGGCATTAACTCAGGTAGATGTAGAGTTTAAGAATATAGATGAAGCAAGTAAATCGTCTCCACTAGCAGTGGCTATTTTTCAGTTTTCATTTGTAAAAGAGGTATTTATCTCAGATAATTATATTTCTGTAACCAAGTACGATATGGTAGAATGGAATGATGTGTACGGAGAACTTCGCTCTTTTATTAGAGAGTATTTGGCAGACGGTAAAACTATTATTAAAGAATTACCAAAGGTAACAATTGCTAGTGAAGAAGGAGAAAAAGCAGTGGTGCCAGAAGTTCAATTAGAAGGAGTTGCCGGGCAAATAGTAGATATTTTAGATGAATATATAAAACCAGCTGTTGCAGGAGACGGTGGTAATATAGCCTTTCGTTCTTACGACGAGCAAAATAAAGTTGTAAGTGTGGTATTGCAAGGTGCTTGTAGTGGATGCCCTTCTTCTACTGCTACTTTAAAAAACGGAATAGAAAATTTATTAAAAGAAATGCTACCAAATCAAATTAATGAAGTGGTAGCTATTAAGGGGTAA
- a CDS encoding OmpP1/FadL family transporter — translation MKKYIIVAVIFAVSFTARAQSLGYQDLALLFSENDKNGTARFTAMAGAFGALGGDVSAMNINPAGISVYNSSAFAGSFNVRSTDINANYYGSDRNTQDQFFNLSQAGAVLVFNTSHSSDWSKLAIGFNYRKQKDFNSNFGFVGNSNIPTFREFPLDQNNPAIAYDFSEEQRFQNNYTGEINEINLAFSSVHLNKLHLGASLNFYNLNFSQMATLEEFNNDGAGNTLEANFYQENFTTGTGVSLNLGFIYKLNKVFRFGMSYQTPTWYTEVIENTNIVDNEGFFGDTEIAVSNDPVIYDNTTGGVFPSESFIYQFRTPSKLTTSGAIVFGKKGLLSIDYTRKNYQNMKLSSTDFMQENAFFQNELRNTNAINIGTEWRLNRFSVRGGYMYEEAPLKEAISTDNLQGYSFGGGYDFGNFKIDFSYGNNNRTSFYNAYAEFSNINAAELQIDNSVFTATATINL, via the coding sequence ATGAAAAAATATATAATAGTAGCAGTAATTTTTGCAGTAAGCTTTACCGCGCGTGCACAGTCTTTGGGGTATCAAGATTTAGCCTTGTTGTTTTCTGAAAACGATAAAAACGGAACAGCACGTTTTACTGCAATGGCAGGAGCTTTCGGAGCATTAGGAGGTGATGTTTCTGCAATGAATATAAATCCGGCAGGTATTTCGGTATATAATAGTAGTGCTTTTGCAGGTTCTTTTAATGTGAGAAGTACCGACATAAACGCCAATTATTATGGTAGTGATAGAAATACACAAGACCAATTCTTTAACCTATCACAAGCAGGTGCCGTGTTAGTATTTAACACTTCTCATTCTTCTGATTGGAGTAAACTTGCCATCGGATTTAATTATCGTAAGCAAAAAGATTTTAATTCTAATTTTGGCTTTGTTGGTAATAGTAATATTCCAACCTTTAGAGAATTTCCTTTAGATCAAAATAATCCTGCAATTGCTTATGATTTTTCTGAAGAACAACGTTTTCAGAATAATTATACAGGAGAGATCAATGAAATTAACTTGGCTTTTTCATCAGTACATTTAAATAAGTTGCATTTGGGAGCATCTTTAAATTTTTATAACTTAAATTTTAGCCAAATGGCTACTTTAGAAGAGTTTAATAATGATGGAGCTGGTAATACCTTAGAAGCTAATTTTTATCAAGAAAACTTTACCACAGGAACAGGTGTTTCTTTAAATTTAGGGTTTATTTATAAATTGAACAAAGTGTTTAGATTCGGTATGTCTTATCAAACACCAACTTGGTATACCGAAGTAATTGAAAATACAAACATTGTAGATAACGAAGGTTTCTTTGGCGATACTGAAATAGCTGTTAGCAACGACCCTGTAATATATGACAATACAACTGGCGGTGTTTTTCCATCAGAAAGTTTTATATATCAATTTAGAACTCCCAGTAAATTAACAACAAGTGGTGCTATTGTTTTTGGTAAAAAAGGATTGTTGAGTATAGATTATACTCGAAAGAATTATCAAAATATGAAATTATCTAGCACCGATTTTATGCAAGAAAATGCTTTTTTTCAGAATGAATTAAGAAATACAAATGCTATAAATATAGGTACCGAATGGCGTTTGAATAGATTTAGTGTAAGAGGTGGTTATATGTACGAAGAAGCTCCTTTAAAAGAGGCAATTTCTACCGACAACCTACAAGGATATTCTTTTGGTGGTGGTTACGATTTCGGTAACTTTAAAATTGATTTTTCATACGGTAACAATAACCGAACATCGTTTTACAATGCTTATGCAGAGTTTTCAAATATAAATGCTGCAGAACTTCAAATAGATAATAGCGTGTTTACTGCAACAGCAACTATAAACTTGTAG
- the proS gene encoding proline--tRNA ligase: protein MSKHLTKRSDDYSKWYNELVVKADLAENSAVRGCMVIKPYGYAIWEKMQAELDRMFKETGHENAYFPLFVPKSLFEAEEKNAEGFAKECAVVTHYRLQNDPDKPGKLRVDPAAKLEEELVVRPTSEAIIWNTYKGWIQSYRDLPLLINQWANVVRWEMRTRLFLRTAEFLWQEGHTAHATKAEAIAEAKQMQNVYATFAEDFMAMPVVKGIKSDSERFAGAEDTYTIEALMQDGKALQAGTSHFLGQNFAEAFDVKFTSKEGKQEHVWATSWGVSTRLIGGLIMTHSDDNGLVLPPKLAPIQVVIVPIYKNEEQLAEISEKVSSIVKELRAKNISVKFDTRDTFRPGAKFAEYELKGVPLRIAMGKRDLENGTVEIARRDNFEKQTVSQDDVVEMVTKLLNEIQESLFQKAKNYRAAHTTEVDNFEDFKNTIKTKGGFVAAHWDGTEETENKIKEITKATIRCIPNDAIEENGVCVFSGKPSTKKVLFAKAY from the coding sequence ATGAGTAAACATTTAACAAAACGATCCGACGATTATTCTAAGTGGTATAACGAATTAGTTGTAAAAGCCGACTTGGCAGAAAACTCTGCCGTAAGAGGTTGTATGGTTATAAAACCCTACGGATATGCTATTTGGGAAAAAATGCAAGCAGAGTTAGATAGAATGTTTAAAGAAACCGGTCATGAAAATGCCTATTTTCCACTATTTGTGCCAAAAAGTTTATTTGAAGCTGAAGAAAAGAATGCAGAAGGTTTTGCAAAAGAATGTGCTGTGGTTACTCACTACAGACTTCAAAACGACCCTGATAAACCTGGTAAATTAAGAGTAGATCCTGCAGCGAAATTAGAAGAAGAATTAGTTGTAAGACCAACTTCTGAGGCCATTATATGGAACACTTACAAAGGATGGATACAGTCTTACAGAGACTTACCATTACTAATAAATCAATGGGCAAATGTTGTAAGATGGGAAATGCGAACAAGGCTATTTTTACGAACTGCAGAATTTTTATGGCAAGAAGGGCATACGGCACATGCAACAAAAGCAGAAGCTATTGCTGAGGCAAAACAAATGCAAAATGTATATGCCACTTTTGCAGAAGATTTTATGGCAATGCCAGTTGTAAAAGGTATAAAATCTGATAGTGAGCGTTTTGCTGGAGCAGAAGATACCTACACTATAGAGGCTTTGATGCAAGACGGAAAAGCACTTCAAGCAGGTACGAGCCACTTTCTTGGTCAGAATTTTGCTGAAGCTTTTGACGTAAAATTTACTTCAAAAGAAGGAAAACAAGAACATGTTTGGGCAACTTCTTGGGGAGTATCTACACGTTTAATTGGTGGATTAATAATGACTCACTCTGATGACAACGGACTTGTTCTACCTCCAAAGTTAGCTCCTATTCAGGTGGTAATTGTACCTATTTATAAAAACGAAGAACAACTTGCAGAGATATCTGAAAAAGTATCATCAATAGTAAAAGAATTAAGAGCTAAAAATATTTCTGTTAAATTTGATACTAGAGATACTTTTAGACCTGGAGCTAAATTTGCAGAATATGAGCTAAAGGGAGTTCCTTTAAGAATAGCAATGGGCAAAAGAGATTTAGAGAACGGAACTGTAGAAATTGCAAGAAGAGATAACTTCGAGAAACAAACAGTTTCTCAAGATGATGTTGTAGAGATGGTTACAAAACTTTTAAATGAAATACAGGAAAGTCTTTTTCAGAAAGCAAAAAATTATAGAGCAGCTCACACCACAGAAGTAGATAATTTTGAAGATTTTAAAAACACCATAAAAACCAAAGGAGGTTTTGTAGCTGCACATTGGGATGGAACCGAAGAAACAGAAAACAAAATTAAAGAAATTACCAAAGCAACAATAAGATGTATTCCCAATGATGCAATAGAAGAAAATGGAGTTTGTGTATTTAGTGGAAAACCATCAACCAAAAAAGTACTTTTTGCGAAAGCTTATTAA
- the rpsT gene encoding 30S ribosomal protein S20, with protein sequence MANHKSALKRIRSNEAKRLRNKYQHKTTRNAVRDLRSIEDKKDAEAKLNTVISMLDKLAKKNVIHKNKAANLKSKLTKHVASL encoded by the coding sequence ATGGCAAATCATAAGTCAGCATTAAAAAGAATTAGAAGCAACGAAGCTAAAAGATTGCGTAACAAATATCAGCACAAAACTACGCGTAATGCTGTTAGAGATTTACGTTCTATTGAAGACAAGAAAGACGCAGAAGCTAAATTAAATACTGTTATTTCTATGTTAGACAAGTTGGCAAAGAAAAATGTTATACACAAAAACAAAGCCGCTAACTTAAAATCTAAGTTAACTAAGCATGTAGCTTCTTTGTAA
- the rodA gene encoding rod shape-determining protein RodA, whose amino-acid sequence MRQERNNIFENLDWLLIFLYAILVVFGWLNIYAASKTDDTQELLSFSTKYGKQLIFILLSVPLIIVVLFFNAKFYERFASILYLISLVSLLLLFPFGKEINGAKSWFNFGFLGLQPSEFVKAFTALAVAKLLSDRHYNFKLIKNQIKAFIIIFIPAFLILFQPDAGSALIYLAFFFVLNREGLTLHYITLGVLAITLFLLTILFGATVVLSSLFVLITLFTAYITYRDGKRFLRFNWYKVIGVYIIVAAFILGVGYTYNNVFKQHHRDRFEILLGKKTDDKGIGYNSHQSELTIKSGGFSGKGFLKGDLTKGDFVPEQHTDYIFSVVGEEWGFIGSALVIILFSVMMFRIIYLSETHTNKFGRIYGYGLASILFFHVSVNIGMVIGLFPTVGIPLPFFSYGGSSLWGFTILLFIFLRLDAHKHYDW is encoded by the coding sequence TTGCGTCAGGAACGAAATAATATATTTGAAAACTTAGATTGGTTACTAATCTTCTTGTACGCTATTTTGGTAGTTTTCGGTTGGTTAAATATTTATGCGGCTTCCAAAACAGACGATACGCAAGAGTTATTATCATTTTCTACAAAATACGGAAAACAGCTTATTTTTATCTTGCTTTCTGTTCCGTTAATAATTGTTGTGTTGTTTTTTAATGCAAAATTCTATGAACGTTTTGCTAGTATATTATATCTTATTTCATTAGTCTCATTACTACTATTATTTCCTTTCGGAAAAGAAATTAATGGAGCTAAATCTTGGTTTAATTTTGGTTTTTTAGGCTTACAGCCTTCCGAGTTTGTTAAGGCTTTTACTGCTTTGGCAGTAGCCAAGTTGTTAAGTGATAGACACTATAATTTTAAGTTGATAAAAAATCAAATAAAAGCCTTTATTATTATATTTATTCCTGCATTTTTAATTCTTTTTCAGCCAGACGCCGGTTCTGCTCTTATATACCTCGCTTTCTTTTTTGTATTAAATAGAGAAGGATTAACCCTACATTATATAACACTAGGAGTCTTGGCTATAACATTATTTTTACTAACCATTTTATTTGGTGCAACGGTAGTTTTAAGTAGTCTTTTTGTTTTAATTACCCTTTTTACAGCATACATTACTTACAGAGATGGTAAAAGATTTTTACGATTTAATTGGTATAAAGTAATAGGAGTTTACATTATAGTTGCTGCTTTTATATTAGGCGTTGGATATACTTACAACAATGTTTTTAAGCAACATCACAGAGATCGTTTCGAGATTTTATTGGGTAAAAAAACAGATGATAAAGGAATTGGATATAATTCTCATCAATCTGAACTAACAATTAAATCTGGTGGTTTTAGTGGTAAAGGTTTTTTAAAAGGCGATTTAACGAAAGGCGATTTTGTGCCAGAGCAGCATACCGATTATATTTTTAGTGTTGTTGGAGAAGAATGGGGTTTTATAGGAAGCGCTCTCGTAATTATACTATTTTCTGTAATGATGTTTCGCATTATTTATTTATCGGAAACTCACACCAATAAGTTTGGTAGAATTTATGGGTACGGATTGGCATCTATTTTATTTTTTCATGTATCGGTAAATATAGGGATGGTAATTGGTTTGTTTCCAACCGTAGGAATCCCACTTCCATTTTTTAGTTATGGAGGTTCTTCTTTGTGGGGTTTTACTATTTTACTATTTATTTTCTTACGATTAGATGCACACAAACATTACGATTGGTAA